In one window of Candidatus Eisenbacteria bacterium DNA:
- a CDS encoding TetR/AcrR family transcriptional regulator translates to TRPAFAAVVARVVEKRVAFLARTYRALGLPAKSARRRAVTAYAGYVGMLHLARIAPASVGGAAERAATVREAVRLLRAR, encoded by the coding sequence CGACGCGGCCCGCCTTCGCGGCGGTGGTGGCGCGCGTCGTCGAGAAACGCGTCGCCTTTCTCGCCCGCACGTACCGCGCCCTCGGCTTGCCCGCGAAATCGGCCCGCCGGCGCGCCGTCACGGCGTACGCGGGCTACGTGGGGATGTTACACCTCGCGCGCATCGCCCCCGCGTCCGTGGGCGGCGCGGCCGAGCGCGCCGCGACGGTGCGGGAGGCCGTGCGGCTCCTCCGGGCGCGCTGA